Proteins encoded together in one Drosophila albomicans strain 15112-1751.03 chromosome 2R, ASM965048v2, whole genome shotgun sequence window:
- the LOC117576958 gene encoding LOW QUALITY PROTEIN: trichoplein keratin filament-binding protein (The sequence of the model RefSeq protein was modified relative to this genomic sequence to represent the inferred CDS: inserted 2 bases in 1 codon; deleted 1 base in 1 codon), with protein MSARLNHQHAAYAWRREQENNRVQATHQVNRYYGHWGQVTSRFENWTNKEYYDNADKRMQHKKNQQQKDQELAERRSKLRKLLDSDTEVFELELGGRRGQRHAXSGDLKTLERINQSLKEQEQLKRKLEMEAKLYGRWRHGVDDEKLLYKSKSDNEVLAKLNWLDKQIEQQQQREQQEALTAERQLQLQQEINRTEQAQKERQLIREQEIKDIRALQETHVSELKQRQEQADKLKEEEQHFRLFLTELEKEKQLLEESTAMMLHRPDVSQAYNLKKIKIFIRNRSDAVRKQITLCINLLERMVKYAVKTEELQQQLDKCKEQLQLELVAYNQIEAMYESEAKSNLQRCEENWREQHLERFSQINGIIEQEQQLLSDMLRENVTEQQSLIELRSTHLSGIEQTTKQLEQLNKEQELMSPRQSESSNQILNQVASTAPVDLCDSVDQLVPKVSDSFTNLNLDVWENMPPARGGIDSPRLSNTRSMNVVTSQTAMPPKFARKRVAWT; from the exons aTGTCGGCGAGGTTGAATCATCAGCATGCAGCGTACGCCTGGCGTCGAGAACAGGAGAATAATCGAGTGCAGGCGACGCATCAGGTGAATCGTTACTATGGGCACTGGGGTCAGGTCACGTCGCGCTTTGAGAACTGGACCAACAAGGAGTACTACGATAATGCCGACAAGAGAATGCAGCACAAGAAGAACCAACAGCAAAAGGATCAGGAGCTCGCAGAGCGTCGCTCTAAGCTTCGCAAGCTACTGGACAGCGACACTGAGGTCTTTGAGTTGGAGCTGGGAGGCAGGCGAGGACAGCGACATGC TTCTGGCGATCTGAAGACTTTGGAACGCATCAATCAATCGCTCAAGGAGCAGGAACAACTCAAGCGCAAACTGGAAATGGAGGCCAAACTCTATGGTCGCTGGCGTCATGGTGTAGACGATGAGAAGCTGTTGTACAAATCGAAGTCGGACAATGAAGTGCTGGCCAAGCTCAACTGGCTGGACAAACAgatcgagcagcagcagcaacgtgaGCAGCAGGAAGCGTTGACCGCAGAGCggcagctacagctacagcaggAGATCAATCGCACCGAGCAGGCCCAAAAGGAGCGACAGCTGATTCGTGAGCAGGAAATCAAGGATATTCGTGCACTGCAGGAGACTCATGTGTCAGAGCTGAAGCAGCGACAGGAGCAGGCTGACAAGCTCAAGGAGGAGGAGCAACACTTTCGCCTATTCCTCACCGAGCTGGAG AAGGAAAAGCAGCTGCTGGAGGAGAGCACAGCCATGATGCTGCACCGTCCCGACGTGTCGCAGGCCTACAATTTGAAGAAGATTAAAATCTTCATTAGGAATCGCAGCGATGCAGTTCGCAAGCAGATTACACTGTGCATCAATCTTCTAGAGCGCATGGTAAAGTATGCGGTTAAAACAGAagaactgcagcagcagctcgacaAGTGCAAGGAGCAACTCCAGCTGGAGTTGGTGGCCTACAATCAAATCGAGGCAATGTACGAGTCCGAGGCAAAGAGCAATCTGCAACGCTGTGAGGAGAATTGGCGTGAACAGCATCTGGAGCGCTTCAGTCAGATCAACGGGATCAtcgagcaggagcagcagctatTAAGCGACATGTTGCGTGAGAATGTAACAGAGCAGCAGTCGCTGATTGAATTGCGCAGCACACATTTATCTGGCATCGAGCAGACCACcaagcagctggagcagcttAACAAGGAGCAGGAACTGATGTCACCACGCCAGTCCGAGTCATCAAATCAGATCTTAAATCAAGTGGCGTCGACTGCTCCAGTTGATCTGTGTGATTCTGTCGATCAGCTGGTGCCCAAGGTGTCGGACTCGTTCACCAATCTAAATCTAGATGTGTGGGAGAATATGCCGCCAGCTCGAGGTGGAATCGATTCGCCACGCCTCAGCAACACACGCTCCATGAATGTGGTCACATCACAGACGGCAATGCCACCGAAGTTTGCACGCAAACGCGTTGCTTGGACTTAG